In a genomic window of Carassius carassius chromosome 43, fCarCar2.1, whole genome shotgun sequence:
- the fbxl13 gene encoding F-box and leucine-rich repeat protein 13, with translation MMISLQDSDPIIRDYMIKHSLPQIYKALLAGLCISCPEDPLLFIEEKILSILEDHDFEICWHTFIDKDKQISSLAGGIVYDMFGNPEDSLCPSHLLEKVYSCYRTSLTKMCFTGWKGYISKKKLKAARLLERMEEAEMYHKQRRIKLAFIKWTAWVQFRKRRKNDAVRKLQKVQESVHCRNFITAWRHVVQDAKRTKEYFKRLERELQESQNSGRPESDGQDRLSLLPNKLSLKIFQSLGVRELLKCAQVCRSWKAITQISLLWNEIDFSLEASWITDQTVQRILHVHRVYVISVNLCGCALVQESSFRRISKFTLTSLKNSYIFDAIKNMIRTMLVFFFFFVKGQCRNLQELDLSECSHLNDENMKMILEGCRSLLHLNLAFTHVTNATLRVLSRCCLTLRSLSLAYCTSYSDKGLQYLSTGKGCHRLTYLDLSGCSQISVDGFKYVAEACSTLQQIVLDDLPTLTDTCVQVLVAKCRTLATISILDSPYLSDVAFKTMAEVTSLTKIQIESNNRMTDSSLKALCRSCLKLSEIQVSDCTRMTDASLKSLGSLTKLCNLNISGCIKVTDMGIHYITEGASAVELRELDLSYCPKLTDLSLKRITQKCSKLTHLSVCFCENLTDNGFECLDNCASLVSLDITGCKIHDKGLAALGTNHSLRKLTASECVFITDNGIKMFCQKCKSLELLDVCQCVCLSDRAIKALSFFCRTIATVRIAGCPKLTDTAVKYLTRVGHFLKELDVSGCPLLTDRTPSLLLCSCLQLRSISMLCCRNISKQAALKLQHRVQHWKHSNDDAPYSQD, from the exons GCTTTACTTGCTGGGTTATGCATCTCATGCCCTGAGGATCCTTTGCTCTTTATAGAGGAGAAGATCCTATCTATCCTTGAGGATCATGATTTTGAGATCTGCTG GCACACATTTATTGACAAAGACAAACAAATCTCCTCATTGGCAGGAGGCATTGTGTATGATATGTTTGGAAACCCAGAAGACAGCCTG TGTCCGTCACATTTGTTAGAGAAAGTGTACTCCTGTTATCGCACCAGCCTGACCAAAATGTGTTTCAC GGGTTGGAAGGGTTATATTTCAAAGAAGAAATTGAAGGCTGCCAGACTCCTGGAGAGAATGGAAGAGGCTGAGATGTATCACAAACAGAGACGGATAAAACTGGCTTTCATCAAGTGGACAGCCTGGGTTCAGTTTCGCAAACGGAGGAAGAATG atGCCGTGAGGAAACTACAAAAAGTGCAGGAGTCTGTTCACTGCAGAAACTTCATCACAGCTTGGCGTCATGTTGTGCAGGACGCTAAAAGAACAAAGGAATACTTTAAG AGGCTAGAGAGAGAATTACAAGAAAGCCAGAACTCAGGGAGACCAGAAAGTGATGGCCAGGACAGACTATCACTGCTCCCTAACAAGCTGTCTCTTAAG ATCTTCCAAAGTTTAGGTGTGCGTGAGCTCCTGAAATGTGCTCAGGTGTGTCGTTCTTGGAAAGCGATCACTCAAATCAGCTTGCTGTGGAATGAG ATCGATTTCTCCCTTGAGGCCAGCTGGATCACAGATCAGACTGTGCAGAGAATACTGCATGTGCATCGCGTCTATGTGATCTCTGTCAACTTGTGCGGTTGCGCACTGGTGCAGGAGTCGAGTTTTAGACGCATCAGTAAATTTACTTTAACCAGCCTtaaaaattcatacatttttgatGCAATCAAAAATATGATAAGGAccatgcttgtgtttttttttttttttgtcaaaggtCAATGCAGAAATCTTCAAGAACTTGATCTCAGTGAATGCTCACATCTTAAT GATGAAAATATGAAGATGATTTTAGAGGGATGCCGCTCTCTCCTGCATCTTAATCTGGCATTCACTCATGTTACTAATGCCACTTTAAGAGTCTTGTCAAG ATGCTGTCTGACGCTGCGGTCTCTGAGTCTCGCATACTGCACAAGTTACTCTGATAAAGGCCTGCAGTATCTGAGCACAGGAAAAGGCTGCCACAGACTCACGTATCTGGATCTCTCTGGGTGTTCTCAG ATATCTGTGGATGGATTTAAATATGTTGCTGAAGCTTGCAGCACACTTCAACAGATTGTGTTAGACGATCTCCCCACCCTGACTGACACCTGTGTGCAG GTCTTAGTGGCCAAATGTCGTACGTTGGCTACGATTTCCATACTGGACTCACCGTATCTCTCTGATGTGGCTTTCAAAACAATGGCTGAAGTGACCAGCCTCACTAAGATCCAAATAGAAA GTAATAATCGAATGACGGACAGCAGCTTGAAGGCCCTGTGCCGGAGCTGTCTGAAGCTCAGCGAGATCCAGGTGTCTGACTGCACTCGCATGACTGATGCCAGCTTGAAGTCTTTAGGAAGTCTGACAAAACTGTGCAACTTAAATATCTCAGGCTGTATCAA GGTCACAGATATGGGAATCCATTACATCACTGAAGGAGCATCTGCTGTGGAACTGCGAGAGCTTGATCTTTCCTACTGCCCAAAACTTACTGACCTTTCCCTGAAAAGAATAACTCAGAA ATGTAGCAAGCTGACCCACctgagtgtgtgtttctgtgagaaCCTGACAGATAATGGATTTGAGTGTCTGGACAATTGTGCTTCTCTCGTCTCTCTGGACATCACAGGCTGCAAAATACATGACAAA GGACTAGCAGCCTTGGGAACTAACCACAGTCTGAGAAAACTGACCGCATCTGAATGTGTTTTCATAACAGATAATGGAATAAAG ATGTTTTGCCAAAAGTGTAAAAGCCTGGAGCTTCTggatgtgtgtcagtgtgtgtgtctgtctgatcGAGCCATCAAAGCCCTCTCCTTCTTCTGCAGGACCATTGCCACAGTCCGAATAGCTGGATGCCCTAAA CTGACAGATACAGCAGTGAAGTACCTGACAAGAGTTGGTCACTTCCTGAAGGAGCTGGATGTGAGTGGCTGTCCTCTCCTGACTGACCGCACTCCTTCCCTTCTACTGTGCAGCTGTCTGCAGCTGCGGTCCATCAGCATGCTCTGCTGCAGGAACATCTCCAA ACAGGCTGCTCTGAAACTGCAGCACCGTGTCCAACACTGGAAACACAGTAACGATGACGCCCCCTACAGTCAGGACTAA
- the si:dkeyp-93a5.2 gene encoding prostasin, giving the protein MVSLHSPKYKGHFCGGSLISSEWVLSAAHCFASVNTFNVCVYLGRRTQQGDHGHEISRSVSTLLIHPSYNSDTYNNDIALLRLSSSVSFTNYIRPVCLAAENSHFPSGTSSWITGWGQTAFGVNLSYPGTLQEAVVPVVINSECNNLLGADLITDNMMCAGLLQGGKDTCQGDSGGPMVSQQCSVWVQSGIISRGHDCGQPGELGVYTRVSQYQQWITTSTGQNIPGFVIFNPLVSCPSASQG; this is encoded by the exons ATGGTTAGTCTTCACAGCCCCAAATATAAAGGCCATTTCTGCGGAGGTTCGCtcatcagcagtgaatgggtgttatcTGCAGCTCACTGTTTCGCTAG CGTCAACACGTTCAACGTCTGTGTGTATTTGGGAAGGAGGACACAGCAGGGCGATCATGGGCATGAAATCAGCAGAAGCGTCAGTACGCTCCTCATTCACCCGTCCTACAACAGCGACACCTACAACAATGACATCGCTCTCCTGCGTCTGTCCTCTTCAGTCAGCTTCACCAACTATATTAGACCCGTGTGTTTAGCTGCAGAAAACAGCCACTTCCCTTCCGGCACCAGCAGCTGGATTACAGGCTGGGGACAAACCGCATTTGGAG TGAATTTGTCTTATCCCGGGACTCTGCAGGAGGCTGTGGTTCCAGTGGTCATTAATTCTGAATGTAATAATCTGCTGGGTGCTGACCTCATTACAGACAACATGATGTGTGCTGGTTTACTGCAGGGAGGAAAAGACACCTGCCAG GGGGACTCTGGTGGTCCAATGGTGAGTCAGCAGTGTTCAGTGTGGGTTCAGTCTGGTATCATCAGCAGAGGTCATGACTGTGGTCAGCCCGGTGAACTTGGTGTGTACACTCGTGTGTCACAGTATCAGCAGTGGATCACCACCTCCACTGGCCAAAACATCCCAGGATTTGTCATCTTCAATCCCCTAGTCTCATGCCCTTCTGCCAGCCAAGGTTAA